DNA sequence from the Bradyrhizobium sp. CIAT3101 genome:
CGTGAAGGACGTGTTTCGCATGGCGCAGCTTTCACGCCGGCATGTGCTGGTCCTCGGTGTCGGCGGCGCGCTTGGCGCTGCCGTAATCCGCAGCGCGGCGGCGTCCGAGGGGCCCGCTGAAGCCCACGGCATGTCGGCGTTCGGCGATCTCAAATATCCCGCCGATTTCCATCATTTCGACTACGTCAATCCCATTGCTCCGAAGGGTGGCGCATTCTCGCTGATCCCGTCAACGCGCGGCTACAATCAGTCCTTTTTTACCTTCAACTCGCTCAACGCCTTTGTCCTGAAGGGCGAGGGCGCACAGGGCATGGACCTGACCTTCGTCACGCTGATGGCGCATGCCGGTGACGAGCCCGATGCCATGTACGGCTTCGCCGCGAAGTCGGTGCAGATTTCTCCCGACAAGCTCGCCTATCGCTTCACGATACGGCCCGAGGCGAAGTTTCATGACGGCACGAAGCTGACCGCGCACGACGTCGCGTTCTCGATCAACGTGCTGAAGGAGAAGGGTCATCCGCTGATCCAGATCCAGATGCGCGACGTCAAGGGCGCCGAGGCGCTCGACGAGACCACGGTGATCGTGACCTTCGCCGAGAAGCGCGCGCGCGATGTGCCGCTTTACGTGGCGGGACTTCCGATCTTCTCCAAGGCCTATTACGCGAACCGGGTCTTCGATGAGACCACCACGGACACGCCGCTGGGCTCGGGTCCGTACAAGGTCGGCAAGTTCGAGATCAACCGCTTCATCGAGTTCGAGCGCGTCAAGGACTGGTGGGGCGCGGACCTGCCGGTCTGCCGTGGCAGCAACAATTTCGACGTGATCCGCTACGAATTCTACCGCGATCGCGACGTCGCCTTCGAAGGCTTCACCGGCAAGAACTATCTCTATCGCGAGGAATTCACCTCGCGTATCTGGGCGACGCGCTACGACTTCCCAGCCATCAAGGACGGCCGCGTCAAGCGCGAGGAGGTGCCGGATCAGACTCCTTCGGGCGGCCAGGGCTGGTTCCTCAACACGCGGCGCGACAAGTTCAAGAATCCTAAGGTGCGCGAAGCGTTGAACTGCGCGTTCGACTTCGAATGGACCAACAAGACCATCATGTACGGCGCCTATGCGCGCACGCGATCGCCGTTCCAGAATTCCGATCTCGTCGCCGAAGGGATGCCGTCGCCCGAGGAGCTGAAGCTGCTCGAGCCCTTCCGCGGGCAAGTGCCTGACGAAGTCTTCGGCGAGCCGTTCGTGCCGCCGGTATCCGACGGTTCAGGCCAGGATCGCACGCTGCTCCGCAAGGCGCAGCAACTGCTCCAGGAGGCGCAGCTTCCGGTCAAGGACGGCAAGCGGCTGCTGCCGAACGGCGACGTCTTCAGCATCGAGTTCCTGACCGACGAGGCGTCGTTCCAGCCGCACCACGCCTCGTTCCTCAAGAACCTGAACATGCTCGGTATTGATGCGAACCTGCGCCTCATCGATGCCGTCCAGTATCGCGCCCGGGTCGAATCCTTCGATTTCGACGTGGCGATCAACCGCCTGTCCATGACGGCGACGCCCGGCGACAGTCTGCGCACCTATTTCACGTCGCAAGCCGCTGCGACGAAGGGATCCTACAACCTTGCCGGCGCCGCCAATCCCGCGCTCGATGCGCTCGTGGACAAGGCGATGGCGGCCGAGACGCGCAACGACC
Encoded proteins:
- a CDS encoding extracellular solute-binding protein; this encodes MAQLSRRHVLVLGVGGALGAAVIRSAAASEGPAEAHGMSAFGDLKYPADFHHFDYVNPIAPKGGAFSLIPSTRGYNQSFFTFNSLNAFVLKGEGAQGMDLTFVTLMAHAGDEPDAMYGFAAKSVQISPDKLAYRFTIRPEAKFHDGTKLTAHDVAFSINVLKEKGHPLIQIQMRDVKGAEALDETTVIVTFAEKRARDVPLYVAGLPIFSKAYYANRVFDETTTDTPLGSGPYKVGKFEINRFIEFERVKDWWGADLPVCRGSNNFDVIRYEFYRDRDVAFEGFTGKNYLYREEFTSRIWATRYDFPAIKDGRVKREEVPDQTPSGGQGWFLNTRRDKFKNPKVREALNCAFDFEWTNKTIMYGAYARTRSPFQNSDLVAEGMPSPEELKLLEPFRGQVPDEVFGEPFVPPVSDGSGQDRTLLRKAQQLLQEAQLPVKDGKRLLPNGDVFSIEFLTDEASFQPHHASFLKNLNMLGIDANLRLIDAVQYRARVESFDFDVAINRLSMTATPGDSLRTYFTSQAAATKGSYNLAGAANPALDALVDKAMAAETRNDLIVACRAIDRVFRAGRYWVPQWYNTSHRLAYWDEFGHPANLPRYPLSDYASGVGERTLWWYDRAGAAKLEQAK